From the genome of Nicotiana sylvestris chromosome 2, ASM39365v2, whole genome shotgun sequence, one region includes:
- the LOC104224317 gene encoding uncharacterized protein, whose product MTSNIAESLNVVTKDPREPPIFDIFEYMRTLLERWTKEKLSKAKGTFTYLGHKYNKEMEDNSTLSQKLRVRASTDHIHTVLDGVKRYIVCLENKKCSCGQFQLDELPCAHALAALRHRNETYENYCSPYYTRKSLLLTYEMPVNPLPDEGKWDVPQHILDEVVKPPAGDKRQPGRPHKERYKTFDEIKSKKYKVSCGNCGGEGHNKRTCKNAPKKK is encoded by the exons ATGACGTCAAACATTGCCGAGTCGTTGAATGTTGTAACAAAAGATCCAAGAGAGCCGCCAATATTTGATATATTTGAGTATATGAGGACTCTTCTTGAACGTTGGACAAAAGAAAAGTTATCGAAGGCAAAGGGTACTTTCACATACCTTGGTCACAAATACAACAAAGAAATGGAAGACAACAGTACATTATCTCAGAAACTAAgg gtgagggcttcaacagatcatatacatactgtgttagatggtgtgaagcggtacattgtgtgtctagaaaacaagaaatgtagctgtggacaattccaacttgatgaacttCCATGTGCGCATGCTTTGGCAGCATTAAGGCATAGGAATGAAACATACGAAAACTATTGCTCTCCGTATTACACAAGGAAGAGCCTTCTGCTTACCTATGAAATGCCAGTAAATCCTCTTCCTGATGAAGGCAAATGGGATGTGCCACAACATATTTTGGATGAGGTAGTAAAGCCACCGGCGGGAGATAAAAGGCAGCCAGGGAGACCTCACAAGGAAAGATATAAAACATTTGATGAAATAAAGTCAAAGAAATACAAGGTGTCATGTGGCAATTGTGGAggtgaagggcataacaaaagaaCTTGCAAGAATGCGCCGAAAAAGAAATGA